Proteins co-encoded in one Streptomyces sp. NBC_01283 genomic window:
- a CDS encoding chaplin family protein, which yields MRQVTRKGLITVAAATGVLAISGGYAQADSGAHGGASNSPGVLSGNSVQLPVDVPVNVCGNSVNVVGVLNPTAGNHCANTSHHGGSGSHKPSGGGAAADGHTSDSPGVASGNDVQLPVDAPVNVCGNSVTIGGLGNATAGNECANESGGVPPGGGKPPTKPEQPPGGPGQPETPGKPGEPGKPGEPGNPVHPEQPGKPGTPGEKPVDDRAMPNEPGAQSVAQPKGSESLAQTGSELPMGVVLPVGAGMLLAGTVLYRRTRSAA from the coding sequence ATGCGACAGGTCACTCGTAAAGGCCTGATCACGGTGGCGGCCGCGACAGGCGTGCTCGCCATCAGCGGTGGATACGCGCAAGCCGACTCCGGCGCCCACGGGGGTGCGTCGAATTCTCCGGGCGTGCTGTCCGGCAACTCGGTGCAGTTGCCGGTCGACGTACCGGTGAACGTCTGCGGCAACAGCGTCAACGTCGTCGGGGTGCTCAACCCCACGGCCGGCAACCACTGTGCCAACACCTCCCACCACGGCGGCAGCGGCTCGCACAAGCCCTCGGGCGGCGGGGCCGCGGCGGACGGGCACACCAGTGACTCGCCCGGCGTCGCCTCGGGCAATGACGTCCAGCTCCCGGTCGACGCGCCGGTGAACGTCTGCGGCAACAGCGTCACCATCGGCGGACTCGGCAACGCGACCGCCGGAAACGAATGCGCCAACGAATCGGGCGGCGTGCCGCCGGGCGGCGGGAAGCCGCCCACGAAGCCGGAGCAGCCGCCGGGCGGCCCGGGGCAGCCCGAGACGCCGGGCAAGCCGGGCGAGCCGGGCAAACCGGGTGAACCTGGTAATCCGGTCCACCCCGAGCAGCCGGGGAAGCCCGGTACGCCGGGTGAGAAGCCGGTGGACGACAGGGCGATGCCGAACGAGCCGGGGGCGCAGAGTGTCGCGCAGCCCAAGGGCTCGGAGTCGCTGGCCCAGACGGGGAGCGAACTGCCGATGGGCGTCGTGCTGCCGGTGGGCGCGGGCATGCTGCTCGCGGGCACGGTGCTGTACCGAAGGACCCGGTCGGCCGCCTGA
- a CDS encoding DUF5703 family protein has translation MPEYEFVDVYVPRGVTRKEATRLLTDHAEYGHWELDRLSLHADGSRRVRLKRRIIRQLRATW, from the coding sequence ATGCCGGAATACGAATTTGTCGACGTGTATGTCCCACGCGGGGTCACCCGCAAGGAAGCAACGCGCCTGCTGACGGACCACGCGGAGTACGGACACTGGGAGTTGGACCGTCTGAGCCTGCACGCTGACGGCAGCCGCAGGGTGCGGCTGAAGCGGCGGATCATCCGCCAGCTGCGGGCCACTTGGTGA
- a CDS encoding helix-hairpin-helix domain-containing protein has protein sequence MSTEPETAAAEEAEAAAPEETGPQAPEAEHATDTATAATAPDGSSEAAGSADPEAADPDATGPDAAVEGEAAVAESKELSETEAEIAAQRELQERIAERKAAKQGPVDAGAKLSGTAADLLAAVRAVESGEKPVVSAFSEPEPAPRRAVREPVRQPQPVAAPTSGGPGDEAVEAVRAVLTDGGAPATLAARAAAVLGEGADIQLREDPWQLLRVGGVRTEQADGFARALLGAECGPDDERRGRAITTWLLEQAAVAGHTALDAAALTTALGQRAVPDPDAAVQSAIAEGDILVFQDAIETPGAPAPAAPVQEDGDGEGEETEQPVRVLVGLEQYALAEESLADGLARVINSLPKEEGSVPRAADWESAAGESSGSTAELIRAVAGHGLVLHTGGEAARAEPAALVRAAAALGLRAWAATHSSAGRRRVAGLVGADADGAGAATVAGLLSGAEGPGRDRDGALDLDLLVVLDAPQLDVETAAMLVESLPDGARLVLSGDPGVLWSAGPGRVFADLTAARCCPQVVSRVPDPGPIGELVSGIGIGELNQVEAPGKEVVIVPVRDAGEAVHRTVQLVADSVPRAIGVPPEDTQVITPGHGGAAGTRALNTALKERLNPGPGRFGGFDPGDRVAHVPAPGRTILGRVLRADAEGLHLECDGAPVVVPKEQVEQMVRHAWALTAHQAVGLSWPAAVVVLPGDAAAALSRPWVYTAFSRGERHLSVVQGAEQALPRAVAEIPAKARTTRLQTLLRPQVPATA, from the coding sequence GTGAGTACGGAGCCGGAAACCGCTGCCGCGGAGGAAGCGGAGGCTGCCGCCCCGGAGGAAACCGGGCCGCAGGCACCGGAGGCCGAGCACGCCACCGACACCGCCACAGCCGCCACCGCCCCTGACGGATCGTCCGAAGCGGCGGGCTCCGCCGATCCTGAGGCGGCCGATCCGGATGCCACCGGGCCTGACGCCGCCGTGGAAGGCGAAGCTGCTGTCGCCGAGAGCAAGGAGCTGTCGGAGACCGAGGCGGAGATCGCTGCCCAGCGAGAGCTTCAGGAGCGGATCGCCGAGCGGAAGGCCGCCAAGCAGGGGCCGGTGGACGCCGGGGCCAAGCTCAGCGGCACGGCCGCCGATCTGCTGGCCGCCGTGCGCGCGGTGGAGAGCGGCGAGAAGCCGGTCGTCAGCGCCTTCAGCGAGCCCGAACCCGCGCCCCGCAGGGCCGTGCGGGAGCCTGTGCGACAGCCTCAGCCCGTCGCGGCGCCCACCTCGGGCGGCCCAGGCGACGAAGCCGTGGAAGCGGTCCGTGCCGTGCTCACCGACGGAGGCGCACCCGCCACCCTGGCCGCGCGCGCGGCCGCGGTGCTCGGCGAGGGCGCGGACATCCAACTGCGCGAAGATCCCTGGCAGTTGCTGCGGGTCGGTGGCGTGCGCACGGAGCAGGCCGACGGATTCGCGCGGGCGCTGCTCGGCGCGGAGTGCGGGCCCGACGACGAGCGCAGGGGACGCGCGATCACCACCTGGCTCCTTGAGCAGGCGGCCGTCGCGGGCCATACGGCCCTGGACGCGGCGGCGCTCACCACCGCGCTCGGGCAGCGCGCCGTGCCCGATCCGGACGCGGCGGTGCAGAGCGCCATCGCGGAGGGCGACATCCTGGTCTTCCAGGACGCCATCGAGACGCCGGGCGCACCGGCCCCCGCGGCCCCCGTGCAGGAAGACGGCGACGGCGAGGGCGAGGAGACCGAGCAGCCGGTCCGCGTCCTGGTCGGCCTCGAGCAGTACGCCCTCGCGGAGGAAAGCCTCGCCGACGGGCTCGCCCGGGTGATCAATTCCCTGCCCAAGGAAGAGGGTTCGGTCCCGCGGGCCGCCGACTGGGAGTCCGCGGCGGGCGAGTCCTCGGGTTCCACCGCCGAGCTGATCCGCGCGGTGGCCGGTCACGGTCTCGTCCTGCACACCGGCGGCGAGGCGGCCCGCGCCGAGCCCGCCGCGCTGGTGAGGGCCGCGGCCGCTCTCGGCCTGCGGGCCTGGGCGGCCACGCACAGCTCCGCGGGACGCCGACGCGTCGCCGGGCTCGTCGGCGCCGACGCGGACGGGGCGGGCGCCGCGACCGTGGCGGGGCTGCTCTCCGGTGCGGAGGGCCCCGGACGGGACAGGGACGGCGCACTCGACCTGGACCTCCTGGTGGTCCTGGACGCGCCGCAGCTGGACGTGGAGACCGCCGCGATGCTGGTGGAGTCACTCCCTGACGGCGCCCGCCTGGTGCTCAGCGGCGATCCGGGAGTGCTGTGGTCGGCGGGCCCCGGCCGGGTCTTCGCGGACCTCACCGCGGCGCGCTGCTGCCCCCAGGTCGTCTCCCGCGTCCCCGACCCCGGGCCCATCGGGGAGCTGGTCTCCGGCATCGGCATCGGCGAGCTGAACCAGGTCGAGGCGCCGGGCAAGGAAGTCGTGATCGTCCCGGTCCGCGACGCGGGCGAGGCGGTCCACCGGACGGTGCAGCTCGTGGCGGACTCGGTGCCCCGGGCGATCGGGGTGCCACCGGAGGACACCCAGGTGATCACTCCGGGGCACGGCGGCGCCGCGGGCACCCGCGCCTTGAACACCGCGCTCAAGGAGCGGTTGAACCCCGGCCCCGGCCGGTTCGGCGGCTTCGACCCCGGCGACCGCGTCGCCCACGTACCGGCGCCCGGACGCACGATCCTGGGCCGGGTGCTGCGCGCCGACGCGGAGGGGCTGCACCTGGAGTGTGACGGCGCCCCCGTCGTCGTACCGAAGGAGCAGGTGGAGCAGATGGTGCGGCACGCCTGGGCGCTCACCGCACACCAGGCCGTCGGCCTGAGCTGGCCCGCGGCGGTCGTGGTGCTGCCCGGCGACGCGGCAGCGGCCCTGAGCAGGCCGTGGGTCTACACCGCGTTCAGCCGCGGCGAGCGGCACCTGTCGGTGGTCCAGGGCGCGGAGCAGGCGCTGCCGCGCGCGGTGGCGGAGATCCCCGCGAAGGCCCGTACGACGCGCCTGCAGACCCTGCTGCGCCCCCAGGTGCCCGCCACGGCGTGA
- a CDS encoding aldo/keto reductase, translating to MEQRHLGRTGLRVSRIGLGTLTWGHTQESDAADLLKVFWEAGGSLVDTADVYGDGEAEYLLGRLIERLVPRRDLVIATKAGSVPDPDRRFDGSRGHLLSALDASLARLGTDYVDLWQLHAFDPSTPLDETLQALDIAVSSGRARYAGISNFSGWQLAKAATWQLAAPGTRTRLASTQMEYSLLQRGVERELLPAAMDLGVGLLPSSPLGRGVLTGKYRHSTPADSRGGSEHFAPFVAPYLDDAASRIVDALATAADGLAATPLQVALAWVRDRPGVTAPIVGARNAQQLTAALSVETLSLPDEICQALDDVSAPVHRYPDQDWSTL from the coding sequence ATGGAGCAGAGGCATCTCGGCCGTACCGGCCTTCGCGTGTCCCGGATCGGACTCGGCACCCTGACCTGGGGGCACACCCAGGAGAGCGACGCCGCCGATCTGTTGAAGGTGTTCTGGGAAGCCGGCGGCAGCCTCGTCGACACAGCCGATGTGTACGGCGACGGGGAGGCGGAGTACCTGCTCGGCCGACTCATAGAACGGCTCGTGCCGCGGCGCGACCTGGTCATCGCGACCAAGGCGGGCAGCGTGCCCGATCCCGACCGCCGCTTCGACGGCTCACGGGGTCACCTCCTCTCCGCGCTCGACGCGTCCCTCGCCCGCCTGGGCACGGATTACGTGGACCTGTGGCAGCTGCACGCCTTCGACCCCAGCACGCCCCTGGACGAGACGCTCCAGGCCCTGGACATAGCCGTCAGCAGCGGCCGGGCGCGCTATGCGGGCATCTCGAACTTCTCCGGCTGGCAGCTCGCCAAGGCGGCGACGTGGCAGCTCGCCGCCCCGGGGACCCGGACCCGCCTGGCCAGCACGCAGATGGAGTACTCGCTGCTGCAGCGGGGCGTCGAACGGGAGCTGCTGCCGGCCGCGATGGATCTCGGCGTGGGGCTGCTTCCTTCGTCGCCGCTCGGCCGCGGCGTGCTCACCGGGAAGTACCGCCACTCCACCCCGGCCGACTCGCGCGGTGGCTCGGAGCACTTCGCGCCGTTCGTCGCGCCCTATCTCGACGACGCCGCGAGCCGCATCGTCGACGCGCTCGCCACGGCGGCGGACGGCCTCGCGGCCACACCGCTCCAGGTCGCTCTCGCCTGGGTGCGCGACCGCCCCGGAGTGACCGCGCCGATCGTCGGCGCGCGCAACGCGCAGCAGCTCACGGCCGCATTGTCAGTGGAGACCCTTAGTCTTCCTGACGAGATCTGCCAGGCGCTCGACGACGTGTCGGCGCCCGTGCACCGTTACCCCGATCAGGACTGGAGCACGCTGTGA
- a CDS encoding LLM class F420-dependent oxidoreductase: MQLGINLGYWGAGMDADNLAVAKEADKLGYAVCWAAEAYGSDAATVLSWVAAQTERIDIGSAIFQIPARQPAMTAMTAATLDSLSGGRFRLGLGVSGPQVSEGWYGVKFDKPLARTREYVEIVRKAMTRERLSYEGEHWTLPLPDGPGKPLKLTVHPEREHIPLYVAAIGPKNLEQTGEIADGALLIFPAAEHLEETAIRHLRAGREKAGKTMDGFDVVPTVPLAVGDGIRGLADMFRPYTALYVGGMGSRKQNFYNQLAQRMGYEKEAAEIQDKYLAGDKAGAAAAVPHELIDSTTLLGSVDRIAERMQAYAAAGVTTLTLAPAGFTLDERITALRAGTQALERAGLA, encoded by the coding sequence ATGCAGCTCGGGATCAACCTCGGCTACTGGGGCGCGGGGATGGACGCGGACAACCTCGCCGTCGCCAAGGAGGCCGACAAGCTCGGCTACGCGGTCTGCTGGGCCGCCGAGGCCTACGGCTCGGACGCCGCGACGGTGCTGTCCTGGGTGGCCGCACAGACCGAACGCATCGACATCGGATCCGCGATCTTCCAGATCCCGGCCCGGCAGCCCGCGATGACCGCCATGACGGCCGCCACGCTCGACTCGCTCTCCGGCGGCCGCTTCCGCCTCGGCCTGGGCGTCTCGGGGCCGCAGGTCTCCGAGGGCTGGTACGGCGTCAAGTTCGACAAGCCGCTGGCCCGCACCCGCGAGTACGTCGAGATCGTCCGCAAGGCGATGACGCGCGAGCGCCTCAGCTACGAGGGCGAGCACTGGACGCTGCCGCTGCCGGACGGGCCGGGCAAGCCCCTCAAGCTCACCGTCCACCCGGAGCGCGAGCACATCCCGCTGTACGTCGCCGCGATCGGCCCCAAGAACCTGGAGCAGACCGGTGAGATCGCCGACGGCGCCCTGCTGATCTTCCCTGCGGCCGAGCACCTGGAGGAGACCGCGATCCGTCACCTGCGCGCGGGGCGCGAGAAGGCGGGCAAGACGATGGACGGCTTCGACGTCGTCCCGACGGTGCCGCTCGCGGTGGGCGACGGCATCAGGGGCCTCGCGGACATGTTCCGCCCCTACACCGCCCTCTACGTGGGCGGCATGGGCAGCCGCAAGCAGAACTTCTACAACCAGCTCGCCCAGCGCATGGGCTACGAGAAGGAAGCGGCCGAGATCCAGGACAAGTACCTGGCCGGTGACAAGGCGGGCGCGGCGGCAGCGGTGCCGCACGAGCTGATCGACTCGACGACGCTCCTCGGCTCCGTGGACCGCATCGCCGAGCGGATGCAGGCCTACGCGGCTGCCGGGGTCACCACGCTGACGCTGGCGCCGGCCGGATTCACGCTGGACGAGCGGATCACGGCCCTGCGCGCGGGTACGCAGGCGCTGGAGCGCGCTGGTCTCGCGTAA
- a CDS encoding ferritin-like domain-containing protein — MLSARSVFEEILDNDESFQLFCSIAASGESQGGWENARIAALLPEGQRALTAKVTRHGADEDKHGRIFNALLKKRGLDPVPVPPETDYTMLLEQRGIGLTHEKLRREEPLTERDVVVYLAHSRVTEQRASDQMDMLAKYFGDHPEVGRAVTMICRDEDNHLAYCHEELLRLAAAGHGRTILDTLHECARAETRVYRDVSIAVMSHMARILGWPKPKSAALASGIQAIYGYERFGGWRRMVSLKPPERRDALGGPATSAAGFA, encoded by the coding sequence ATGCTGTCGGCCAGGAGTGTCTTCGAGGAGATCCTCGACAACGACGAGTCGTTCCAGCTCTTCTGTTCCATCGCCGCCAGCGGGGAGTCCCAGGGCGGCTGGGAGAACGCGCGCATCGCGGCGCTCCTCCCCGAGGGCCAGCGCGCCCTCACCGCCAAGGTCACCCGGCACGGAGCCGACGAGGACAAGCACGGGCGGATCTTCAACGCCCTGCTGAAGAAGCGCGGCCTCGATCCCGTGCCGGTCCCGCCCGAGACCGACTACACCATGCTCCTGGAGCAGCGGGGCATCGGTCTGACGCACGAGAAGCTGCGCCGTGAGGAGCCGCTGACCGAGCGGGACGTCGTCGTCTACCTCGCGCACAGCCGCGTCACCGAACAGCGCGCCTCCGACCAGATGGACATGCTGGCCAAGTACTTCGGGGACCATCCCGAGGTCGGCAGGGCCGTCACGATGATCTGCCGCGACGAGGACAACCACCTGGCGTACTGCCACGAGGAACTGCTGCGCCTGGCGGCGGCGGGACACGGGCGGACGATCCTGGACACCCTGCACGAGTGCGCACGGGCCGAGACGCGCGTGTACCGGGACGTGAGCATCGCCGTGATGAGCCACATGGCACGCATCCTCGGCTGGCCGAAGCCCAAGTCCGCGGCGCTCGCCTCGGGCATCCAGGCCATCTACGGGTACGAACGGTTCGGCGGCTGGCGGCGGATGGTGTCCCTGAAGCCGCCCGAGCGGCGCGACGCCCTCGGCGGACCCGCCACGTCGGCGGCCGGATTCGCGTGA
- the corA gene encoding magnesium/cobalt transporter CorA, translating to MIVDCAMYRDGRRSECEADFSDALDEARAAGDAFVWVGLHEPTEEEFDEVSREFGLHPLAVEDALKAHQRPKLEVYDDSLFVVLKPVVYEPDSDAVSSGEVMVFIGDAFVVTVRHGEGSPLGVVRHRMEADHQMLKHGPTSVLYAVADATVDHYLDVAGELQTDLEELEAEVFSPDNGGSRNTASRIYRFKRQIVEFRRATGPLAMPMMRLSGTGPFAPDVPFVKDTAQPFFRDVSDHLTRVNDWVDSLDRLVSDILSAHLAQMSVRQNDDMRKISAWAAMAAVPTMIAGVYGMNFDHMPELHWLWSYPAVILLMVALEVFLYRLFKHRGWL from the coding sequence GTGATCGTGGACTGCGCGATGTACCGGGACGGCCGCCGGAGCGAGTGCGAGGCGGACTTCTCCGATGCGCTCGACGAGGCGCGCGCCGCCGGTGACGCGTTCGTCTGGGTGGGCCTGCACGAACCGACGGAGGAGGAGTTCGACGAGGTCAGCAGGGAGTTCGGGCTGCATCCGCTGGCCGTGGAGGACGCCCTGAAGGCGCATCAGCGGCCCAAGCTGGAGGTGTACGACGACTCGCTGTTCGTGGTCCTGAAGCCGGTCGTCTACGAACCGGACAGCGACGCCGTCTCCTCGGGCGAGGTCATGGTCTTCATCGGCGATGCCTTCGTGGTGACGGTCCGGCACGGCGAGGGCTCGCCCCTGGGTGTCGTACGCCACCGCATGGAGGCGGACCACCAGATGCTCAAGCACGGCCCCACGTCCGTCCTGTACGCGGTCGCGGACGCCACGGTCGACCACTACCTGGACGTCGCGGGCGAGCTGCAGACCGATCTGGAGGAGCTGGAGGCGGAGGTCTTCTCGCCCGACAACGGCGGCAGCCGCAACACGGCGTCCCGGATCTACCGGTTCAAGCGGCAGATCGTCGAGTTCCGCAGGGCCACCGGACCGTTGGCGATGCCCATGATGCGCCTCTCCGGAACGGGCCCTTTCGCGCCTGACGTGCCGTTCGTGAAGGACACGGCCCAGCCGTTCTTCCGGGACGTCAGCGACCATCTGACGCGCGTGAACGACTGGGTGGACAGCCTCGACCGGCTGGTCTCCGACATCCTCTCCGCGCACCTGGCGCAGATGAGCGTGCGGCAGAACGACGACATGCGGAAGATCTCTGCGTGGGCGGCCATGGCCGCGGTCCCCACCATGATCGCGGGGGTCTACGGCATGAACTTCGACCACATGCCGGAGCTGCACTGGCTCTGGTCCTACCCGGCCGTGATCCTGCTGATGGTCGCGCTCGAGGTCTTCCTCTACCGGCTGTTCAAGCACCGCGGCTGGCTCTAG
- a CDS encoding histidine phosphatase family protein has protein sequence MPTLILVRHGRSTANTAGLLAGWTPGVALDERGAAQAAALPGRLADLPLAEVVTSPLQRCQETVAPLLAARPDLRAHTDDRIGECHYGDWSGRKLAELSDEPLMEVVQQHPSAAAFPGGESMRAMQTRAAEAVREWNARVERDHGPDAVYLMCSHGDIIKSLVADAIGLHLDLFQRISVEPCSVTAIRFTRLRPFLVRLGDTGDFGSLAPRVEPSGSDAAVGGDTGAP, from the coding sequence ATGCCCACGCTGATCCTCGTCCGGCACGGACGATCCACCGCCAACACCGCGGGTCTGCTCGCCGGGTGGACCCCCGGCGTGGCCCTGGACGAGCGCGGCGCCGCACAGGCCGCCGCGCTCCCCGGACGCCTCGCGGACCTGCCGCTCGCCGAAGTCGTCACGAGCCCCCTGCAGCGCTGCCAGGAGACCGTCGCGCCGCTGCTCGCCGCCCGGCCGGACCTGCGGGCGCACACCGACGACCGCATCGGGGAGTGCCACTACGGCGACTGGTCGGGCCGCAAGCTCGCCGAGCTGTCCGACGAGCCGCTCATGGAGGTCGTACAGCAGCATCCGTCGGCTGCCGCCTTCCCCGGCGGCGAGTCCATGCGCGCCATGCAGACGCGGGCGGCCGAGGCGGTACGCGAGTGGAACGCGCGCGTGGAGCGCGACCACGGCCCGGACGCCGTCTACCTCATGTGCTCGCACGGCGACATCATCAAGTCCCTTGTCGCGGACGCCATCGGCCTCCATCTGGATCTCTTCCAGCGCATCTCCGTGGAGCCCTGTTCCGTCACCGCCATCCGTTTCACGCGGCTGCGCCCCTTCCTCGTACGCCTGGGGGACACCGGCGACTTCGGGTCGCTCGCGCCCCGCGTGGAGCCGTCGGGCAGCGACGCGGCGGTGGGGGGCGACACGGGAGCACCGTGA
- a CDS encoding DUF3090 domain-containing protein, producing the protein MSRQVFLYDPPERFVAGTVGLPGRRTFFLQASAGGRVTSVALEKTQVAALAERMEELLDEVVRRSGGNTPVPAVAPSEVSDSAPLDSPVEEEFRVGTMALAWDGDEERMIVEAQALVELDAESDEDLAEAEERLLQDEENGPPMLRVRLSGVQARAFARRALDVVNAGRPPCPLCSLPLDPEGHVCPRQNGYRRGA; encoded by the coding sequence GTGTCGCGTCAGGTGTTCCTCTACGACCCGCCGGAACGCTTCGTGGCCGGAACGGTCGGACTCCCCGGACGGCGTACCTTCTTCCTCCAGGCTTCCGCCGGTGGCCGGGTGACCAGCGTCGCCCTGGAGAAGACCCAGGTGGCCGCCCTCGCCGAACGCATGGAAGAGCTGCTCGACGAGGTGGTGCGCCGCAGTGGCGGCAACACCCCCGTGCCCGCGGTGGCCCCCTCCGAGGTCAGTGACAGCGCGCCCCTGGACTCGCCGGTCGAGGAGGAGTTCCGCGTCGGCACGATGGCGCTCGCCTGGGACGGCGACGAGGAGCGGATGATCGTCGAGGCGCAGGCTCTGGTCGAGCTGGACGCCGAGTCCGACGAGGATCTCGCGGAAGCCGAGGAAAGGCTTCTGCAGGACGAGGAGAACGGGCCGCCGATGCTGCGCGTCCGGCTCTCCGGGGTGCAGGCGCGCGCGTTCGCCAGGCGCGCCCTGGACGTCGTGAACGCGGGCCGGCCGCCGTGCCCGCTGTGCAGTCTCCCGCTCGACCCGGAAGGACACGTATGCCCGCGGCAGAACGGATACCGGCGGGGAGCGTGA
- a CDS encoding SCO1664 family protein produces the protein MPAAERIPAGSVTSDAMELLSRGELTVRGRIREASNAVLYCSVAYEGREAACVYKPVAGERPLWDFPDGTLAQREVAAYEVSEATGWGLVPPTVLRDGPHGEGMCQLWIEGSDTDPESSEDGGELLALVEGAEPGEGWKAIGFADVGEGRTALLVHADDERLRRLAVLDAVINNADRKGGHLLTDAGRLYGIDHGVTFNAEDKLRTLLWGWAGEPLTAEAVGVLESLRGALADEAPLGLRLGKLITGAELDAVRARVDALLASGKHPVPGGEWPAIPWPPV, from the coding sequence ATGCCCGCGGCAGAACGGATACCGGCGGGGAGCGTGACCTCCGACGCCATGGAGCTGCTCTCCCGCGGTGAGCTGACCGTGCGGGGGCGGATCCGGGAGGCCTCGAACGCGGTGCTCTACTGCTCCGTCGCGTACGAGGGCCGGGAGGCCGCCTGCGTCTACAAGCCGGTCGCCGGGGAGCGGCCCCTGTGGGATTTCCCCGACGGGACGCTCGCACAGCGCGAGGTGGCCGCGTACGAGGTTTCCGAGGCGACGGGGTGGGGCCTGGTCCCGCCGACGGTCCTGCGGGACGGGCCGCACGGCGAGGGCATGTGCCAGCTGTGGATCGAGGGCTCGGACACCGACCCGGAGTCCTCCGAGGACGGTGGGGAGCTGCTGGCCCTGGTCGAGGGCGCGGAGCCCGGTGAGGGCTGGAAGGCGATCGGCTTCGCCGATGTGGGGGAGGGGCGTACGGCGCTTCTCGTGCACGCGGACGACGAGCGGCTGCGGCGGCTCGCCGTGCTCGACGCGGTGATCAACAACGCGGACCGCAAGGGCGGCCATCTGCTGACCGACGCGGGCCGCCTGTACGGCATCGACCACGGGGTCACCTTCAACGCCGAGGACAAGCTGCGGACCCTCCTGTGGGGGTGGGCGGGGGAGCCGCTGACCGCCGAGGCCGTCGGGGTCCTTGAGTCCCTGCGGGGCGCGCTGGCGGACGAGGCGCCGCTGGGCCTCCGGCTGGGGAAGCTGATCACCGGGGCGGAGCTGGACGCGGTGCGCGCCCGCGTGGACGCCCTGCTGGCGTCCGGGAAGCATCCCGTGCCCGGCGGGGAGTGGCCCGCGATTCCGTGGCCGCCGGTGTAG
- the mshC gene encoding cysteine--1-D-myo-inosityl 2-amino-2-deoxy-alpha-D-glucopyranoside ligase yields MHAWPASEVPALPGKGRDLRIHDTATGGLVTLDPGPVARIYVCGITPYDATHMGHAATYNAFDLVQRVWLDNKRQVHYVQNVTDVDDPLLERAIRDGKDWVELAEGETALFREDMTALRLLPPQHYIGAVEAIPGIVPLVERLRDMGAAYELEGDVYFSVESDPHFGEVSGLDAAAMKLLSAERGGDPDRPGKKDPLDPMLWMAAREGEPSWDGASLGRGRPGWHIECVAIALDHLGMGFDVQGGGSDLAFPHHEMGASHAQALTGEHPFAKAYVHAGMVGLDGAKMSKSKGNLVFVSKLRRDGTDPAAIRLALLANHYRADWEWTDSVLTEAVERLGRWRAAVSRPDGPSADAVVEQMREALANDLDSPAALAAVDAWAARQAADGGTEEGAPGVVSRAVDALLGVAL; encoded by the coding sequence ATGCATGCCTGGCCCGCTTCTGAGGTCCCCGCCCTGCCTGGCAAGGGCCGCGACCTCCGGATCCACGACACCGCGACCGGTGGTCTCGTCACCCTTGACCCCGGTCCCGTCGCCCGTATCTACGTCTGCGGCATCACTCCGTACGACGCGACCCACATGGGTCACGCGGCGACCTACAACGCGTTCGACCTCGTGCAGCGCGTGTGGCTCGACAACAAGCGGCAGGTTCATTACGTCCAGAACGTGACCGACGTGGATGACCCGCTCCTGGAACGCGCCATCCGTGACGGCAAGGACTGGGTGGAGCTCGCCGAGGGCGAGACCGCCCTGTTCCGCGAGGACATGACGGCCCTGCGGCTGCTCCCGCCGCAGCACTACATCGGAGCCGTCGAGGCGATACCCGGCATCGTGCCGCTCGTCGAACGGCTCCGGGACATGGGCGCCGCCTACGAGCTCGAGGGCGACGTCTACTTCTCGGTCGAGTCCGACCCGCACTTCGGTGAGGTGTCCGGCCTCGACGCCGCAGCGATGAAGCTGCTCTCCGCGGAGCGGGGCGGCGACCCGGACCGTCCGGGCAAGAAGGACCCGCTCGACCCGATGCTCTGGATGGCCGCCCGCGAGGGCGAGCCGAGCTGGGACGGGGCCTCGCTGGGCCGCGGCCGGCCCGGCTGGCACATCGAGTGCGTGGCCATCGCCCTTGACCACCTGGGCATGGGCTTCGACGTGCAGGGCGGCGGGTCCGACCTCGCCTTCCCGCACCACGAGATGGGCGCCTCGCACGCCCAGGCGCTCACCGGCGAGCACCCCTTCGCCAAGGCGTACGTGCACGCGGGCATGGTCGGCCTGGACGGCGCGAAGATGTCGAAGTCCAAGGGCAACCTCGTCTTCGTGTCGAAGCTGCGGCGGGACGGGACCGACCCGGCCGCCATCCGCCTCGCGCTCCTGGCGAACCACTACCGCGCCGACTGGGAGTGGACCGACTCCGTCCTGACCGAGGCCGTGGAGCGCCTGGGCCGGTGGCGTGCCGCCGTCTCGCGCCCCGACGGACCCTCCGCCGACGCCGTGGTAGAGCAGATGCGCGAAGCCCTGGCCAACGACCTGGACTCTCCGGCCGCGCTCGCCGCGGTCGACGCCTGGGCCGCCCGCCAGGCCGCCGATGGCGGCACGGAAGAGGGCGCCCCCGGCGTCGTGTCCCGTGCCGTGGACGCGCTGCTCGGCGTCGCCCTGTAG